One genomic region from Vibrio cyclitrophicus encodes:
- a CDS encoding AAA domain-containing protein, whose product MMVQQLPDSWFGYAGLVVTDSQGSMEIDALIITADRLLLVELKEWNGTITYEGGKWFQNGKPRGKSPYQIKREHALRLKNLLQEELSRKLGYFLHVEAHVVLCGNAGPENLPTSERRFVHTRDEFLTIGKPKHYDNLVQTTNFAHLFEGEHKRPNSTQVLPIIQAFFDGPKVKPLPLKENDYIANEKPFFSHPHNIYSEFRAGHKDNALHRGLLRTWDFDALGVAYAEQSIWAEIALRETRVGRQVRNGSATMQDYMLRSVSEISEENVTDDARELYELRRSFKRLDEVLDSEAKEWSKPERIDRVRALLAPFSELHSLGVGHRDIDPHNLWYAEDQKSIVVTGFGSASIDGRDNLEELRTTLQSAPYLIPEDAFEEAAEPYRQDVFMLAVIAYRICFSGESLLVENQVPEWRIPQEDLFGGALTPWFEQALNLEPSKRFPRADVMLNEFNSATQEQIQGHDEANQIHQEIENSDFFRSDMNSVGVVMEFQPLPEFAASVYPALAAIAKTGYIDYLSNQNEQLLLVKLWDGVTLNTQQPGVNRRIHAFKQRIDKLQQLDLPTPSVHACGLLGQGGLYLVSEHIEGQLWSEYISSHELNHAQRLGIAETLIHTVLRFHEKQLPHGDLCPNKLLVQDDEQLALTLTGLLEYSDELTSNKCYQPTNPDATDAFGRDCFAIYKIVEELFHENMPLAVAEEISRASQSPDGIPIALDPLLQSLTAPDQPETEINSKPQINLEDSISIRWRGEAWPADLKLLEPNDGGYHFNCSWSNNPRFPNELRCFITGLGEQLLVDLNPEERCISRINYNTGLSIEETIKAGKHSQTKIESQLSIQQGILTERNDFIELLMSLEPVIDAIIERANPNQEMEEYDFDVSDSQPVELWQALADTEGELREQVTIDSTEFKESTSGCLLYPYTTESGADLNFEVDDKILVYLKEKNDSIQLGELRLTETTQNLLAIRFDFDSARKRIQDGSQLQLESIRDKSSRELRLKALQRVIDHKAEIPQLAQYFDYHEKVQMQTMEPLPSVEALRKLYDQPGQEFNDQQLAAFQQLVSQGPVGVLQGPPGTGKTTFVSKFIHYLYKHCGVNNILLVGQSHTAVDNVAIKARELCHQQGMALDTVRIGHEQMIDEGMLCVETKALQRQIQHKFHREYDLRVSTLGKRLGMAPSLVAQLCQLHRTLNPLLVSLAQCRREVLKLEKNKSNGPIYQEAVSKELKQLEHIEQRIQTVVYSMFESEFSEPLTYDETLLSQLAEIISAQRCYNNPENLSRFLQLLEMSQEWMDVLQGGEAGFDRFMFKSKQLVCGTLVGVGRRRLELTESSFDWVIVDEAGRAQAAELMVALQSGKRVLLVGDHKQLPPFYQQQHLKLAAKKLELGRGIFYESDFEKAFKATNGVALDTQYRMVEPIGDLVSECFYAKDMGKLHTGRGASPEWYQKLPSPWNKSVTWIDSSSSCTNGGEKQKGNGRYYNPLEIQILLEALQTLADDDTIDQLENTITAEQSYPIGIITMYRQQKEEIENAISRAEWAGRIRNLIKINTVDSYQGQENKIIILSLVRDNTEKLQGFLRDAPRINVAISRSQERLLVLGAGRMWSKNNNDSALGTVHEFISNQVSAANPNYQVLCGHSLLGENE is encoded by the coding sequence ATGATGGTTCAACAGCTTCCTGACAGTTGGTTTGGATATGCCGGTTTAGTGGTTACGGATAGTCAAGGTTCAATGGAAATTGATGCACTTATTATCACAGCAGACCGACTATTATTAGTTGAATTAAAAGAGTGGAATGGCACCATTACTTACGAAGGAGGAAAATGGTTCCAAAATGGGAAGCCTCGGGGTAAGAGCCCTTATCAAATTAAGCGCGAGCATGCGTTAAGATTGAAAAATCTTTTACAAGAAGAGCTTTCTCGAAAACTAGGCTACTTCCTACATGTCGAAGCTCATGTGGTACTTTGCGGTAATGCTGGCCCAGAAAACCTACCTACAAGTGAACGTCGCTTTGTACATACTCGTGATGAATTTTTAACTATTGGAAAACCTAAGCATTACGATAATTTAGTTCAAACCACTAACTTCGCACATCTCTTTGAAGGTGAACATAAACGCCCCAACTCCACTCAAGTATTACCAATTATTCAGGCTTTCTTTGATGGCCCCAAAGTTAAACCTTTACCATTAAAAGAAAACGATTATATCGCTAATGAGAAACCATTTTTCAGTCACCCCCACAATATATACAGCGAGTTCAGAGCTGGCCACAAAGACAATGCTCTCCATAGAGGCTTACTTCGCACATGGGATTTCGATGCATTAGGTGTTGCATACGCTGAACAATCAATATGGGCAGAAATAGCCTTACGTGAAACACGAGTAGGACGTCAAGTGCGTAATGGCAGTGCTACTATGCAAGATTATATGCTTCGTTCTGTTAGCGAGATTTCAGAAGAGAACGTAACCGACGATGCTCGTGAGCTTTACGAGTTGCGTAGAAGCTTTAAAAGGCTAGATGAAGTTCTAGACAGCGAAGCTAAAGAGTGGAGTAAACCTGAACGAATCGACCGTGTACGAGCCCTGTTAGCACCATTCTCAGAATTGCACAGCTTAGGTGTAGGCCACCGCGACATCGACCCTCATAATCTTTGGTATGCCGAAGATCAGAAAAGCATTGTTGTCACAGGGTTTGGCTCCGCATCTATCGATGGACGAGATAACTTAGAAGAACTGCGTACAACGCTACAAAGTGCACCTTATCTTATCCCTGAAGATGCTTTTGAAGAGGCAGCCGAACCATACCGCCAAGACGTCTTTATGTTAGCTGTTATAGCCTATCGTATCTGTTTTTCAGGAGAATCACTATTAGTAGAAAACCAAGTACCAGAGTGGCGGATACCGCAAGAAGATCTATTTGGGGGGGCTCTCACTCCTTGGTTTGAGCAGGCTTTAAACCTAGAGCCAAGCAAACGATTCCCTCGTGCGGATGTCATGTTAAATGAGTTCAATTCAGCAACACAGGAACAAATCCAAGGACATGATGAAGCAAACCAGATCCACCAAGAAATAGAAAATAGCGATTTTTTCCGAAGTGATATGAACAGTGTGGGCGTTGTGATGGAATTTCAGCCATTACCAGAGTTCGCAGCTAGCGTTTATCCAGCTCTTGCTGCGATAGCTAAAACTGGGTATATCGACTACCTCTCTAATCAAAATGAGCAGCTATTACTGGTGAAACTCTGGGACGGAGTAACACTCAACACTCAACAGCCTGGAGTTAATCGTAGAATTCACGCATTTAAACAACGTATTGATAAGCTTCAACAACTAGACCTACCGACCCCTTCGGTCCATGCCTGTGGTTTATTAGGGCAAGGTGGGCTCTACTTAGTAAGTGAACATATTGAAGGTCAGCTCTGGTCGGAGTACATATCCTCACATGAGTTGAATCATGCACAGAGACTGGGCATTGCGGAGACATTAATACATACGGTACTCCGATTCCATGAAAAGCAGCTACCACATGGGGACTTATGCCCTAATAAACTACTAGTTCAAGACGACGAACAGTTAGCTTTAACACTAACTGGATTACTAGAATATAGTGATGAATTGACTTCGAACAAGTGCTATCAACCCACGAACCCAGATGCTACAGATGCTTTTGGGCGAGATTGCTTTGCAATTTATAAAATAGTAGAGGAGCTTTTCCATGAAAATATGCCTCTTGCTGTCGCAGAAGAAATTAGCCGAGCAAGTCAGTCACCTGATGGGATTCCAATTGCGTTAGATCCTTTACTACAATCCCTGACAGCTCCCGACCAACCCGAAACTGAAATCAATTCTAAGCCTCAAATAAATTTAGAGGATTCCATCTCAATACGCTGGCGCGGAGAAGCATGGCCAGCCGACTTAAAATTACTAGAACCAAATGATGGTGGATATCACTTCAATTGCAGTTGGTCTAATAACCCACGCTTTCCTAATGAATTACGCTGTTTTATTACAGGCCTTGGTGAGCAGTTATTAGTAGACCTTAACCCTGAGGAGCGCTGTATATCAAGAATAAACTACAACACAGGTCTATCGATTGAAGAAACGATAAAGGCGGGGAAACACTCTCAAACTAAGATTGAATCACAATTATCAATTCAACAAGGGATACTTACTGAACGCAATGATTTCATAGAGCTACTAATGTCCCTTGAGCCTGTAATCGACGCTATTATCGAAAGAGCAAATCCAAATCAAGAAATGGAAGAGTATGACTTTGATGTCAGTGATTCGCAACCAGTTGAACTATGGCAAGCACTTGCTGATACCGAGGGGGAATTACGTGAACAGGTGACTATTGACTCTACGGAATTTAAGGAGTCGACTAGTGGTTGTTTACTATACCCATACACTACTGAATCTGGCGCAGATCTCAATTTTGAAGTCGATGATAAAATTCTCGTTTATCTCAAAGAAAAAAATGATTCGATTCAGTTAGGAGAACTCCGTCTTACTGAAACGACTCAAAACCTTTTAGCCATACGTTTCGATTTCGATTCCGCTCGTAAGCGAATCCAAGATGGTAGTCAGCTACAATTAGAATCAATTCGGGACAAGTCTTCACGAGAGCTGCGTTTAAAAGCACTACAGCGAGTAATTGATCATAAAGCTGAAATTCCACAACTTGCGCAGTATTTTGACTATCACGAAAAAGTACAAATGCAAACAATGGAACCATTACCAAGTGTCGAAGCTTTGCGGAAGCTATATGACCAACCAGGTCAAGAGTTTAATGATCAGCAACTAGCGGCATTCCAACAACTAGTATCGCAAGGACCTGTTGGCGTTTTACAAGGTCCCCCTGGTACGGGTAAAACAACTTTCGTTTCAAAGTTTATCCACTACCTATACAAACATTGTGGAGTAAATAACATACTTCTAGTGGGCCAGTCACATACGGCCGTTGATAACGTAGCAATAAAAGCCAGAGAACTATGCCATCAACAAGGCATGGCTTTGGACACAGTTCGGATTGGTCATGAACAAATGATCGACGAGGGTATGCTGTGCGTTGAAACCAAAGCTCTCCAACGTCAGATACAACATAAATTTCATAGAGAATATGACTTACGAGTCAGTACTCTCGGTAAGCGACTAGGCATGGCTCCTTCTTTAGTTGCACAACTATGCCAATTACACAGGACCCTAAACCCACTACTTGTATCACTTGCTCAATGCCGACGTGAAGTTTTGAAGTTAGAAAAAAATAAAAGTAATGGCCCAATCTATCAAGAAGCCGTTTCAAAGGAATTAAAGCAACTTGAGCACATAGAACAACGAATTCAGACAGTAGTTTATTCTATGTTCGAAAGTGAGTTTTCGGAACCTCTAACTTATGATGAAACCCTACTTTCACAGTTGGCTGAAATAATATCGGCCCAACGCTGCTACAACAACCCTGAGAACCTTAGCCGCTTTTTACAATTATTAGAAATGAGCCAAGAGTGGATGGATGTACTTCAGGGAGGAGAGGCTGGCTTCGACCGATTCATGTTCAAAAGTAAGCAGTTAGTATGTGGAACCTTAGTAGGTGTTGGTCGTCGTCGCTTAGAGCTAACTGAGTCTAGTTTTGACTGGGTTATTGTTGATGAAGCTGGTAGAGCACAAGCTGCAGAATTGATGGTTGCATTACAGTCAGGTAAAAGAGTACTGCTTGTTGGCGACCATAAACAGCTACCACCATTCTATCAACAACAACATCTCAAACTAGCAGCCAAGAAACTAGAGCTTGGTCGAGGCATTTTTTATGAATCTGATTTTGAAAAAGCTTTTAAAGCGACAAATGGAGTTGCTCTAGACACTCAATATAGAATGGTCGAACCTATTGGTGATCTCGTTTCTGAATGTTTTTACGCTAAAGATATGGGTAAGTTGCATACAGGTCGCGGAGCCTCTCCTGAATGGTATCAGAAACTACCTAGCCCTTGGAATAAGTCAGTTACTTGGATTGACAGTTCAAGCTCATGTACAAATGGTGGTGAAAAACAAAAGGGAAATGGACGCTATTACAATCCCCTAGAGATTCAAATTTTACTAGAAGCATTACAGACCTTAGCTGACGATGACACTATAGATCAATTAGAAAACACCATCACAGCAGAACAGTCTTATCCAATAGGTATTATTACTATGTATAGGCAGCAAAAAGAGGAAATTGAAAACGCAATTAGCCGTGCAGAGTGGGCAGGTAGAATACGTAACTTAATCAAGATTAATACCGTTGACTCGTATCAAGGGCAAGAAAATAAAATCATCATTCTAAGCCTAGTTCGTGACAACACAGAAAAGTTACAAGGCTTTCTGAGAGACGCTCCACGTATCAATGTCGCGATATCACGCTCACAAGAACGTCTGCTTGTATTAGGGGCTGGAAGAATGTGGTCAAAAAATAATAATGATTCAGCACTAGGAACGGTACATGAGTTCATTAGTAATCAGGTTTCCGCAGCTAATCCAAATTATCAAGTACTTTGCGGCCATAGCTTATTAGGAGAAAATGAATAA
- a CDS encoding VOC family protein, with the protein MLKVTPYLFFDGRCNEALDFYHKCFGGVVLSKQLFSDAPQVIEGAQPDWVMHAEFEAFGMKLMMSDGVKAKELEGNNLALSLVTEDTTTQEQIFEKLKQGGRIMTPLADTFWGARFGKVEDKFGIRWMVHCDSLS; encoded by the coding sequence ATGCTGAAAGTTACCCCTTACTTATTTTTTGATGGTCGTTGTAATGAAGCATTGGACTTTTATCACAAGTGCTTTGGTGGTGTAGTTTTATCAAAACAACTATTTAGTGACGCACCACAGGTAATAGAGGGTGCTCAGCCTGATTGGGTTATGCATGCAGAGTTTGAAGCATTCGGTATGAAGCTTATGATGTCAGATGGCGTCAAAGCGAAAGAATTAGAAGGAAACAATCTTGCACTCTCCCTTGTTACTGAGGATACGACGACTCAAGAGCAAATCTTTGAAAAATTAAAGCAAGGTGGTCGTATTATGACACCTTTAGCGGATACTTTTTGGGGAGCGCGGTTTGGTAAAGTGGAAGATAAATTTGGTATACGCTGGATGGTACATTGTGACTCTTTAAGTTGA
- a CDS encoding HD-GYP domain-containing protein: MGSIKITVDRIQPGLHIRLPVKWNEHPFLLNSFKIKDDAQVQVIRHLGIKHVYINPNQSDTSPLPVNHVNEQALDTDLQASIETERMWKDKHERIETLSSYRRRVSHCEKEFERSLARMRSVMTKIRNRPLAAVGEVKALVDDIVETLVSDDNVTLHLMNTKVDFDDLYFHTLNVSVVALMIGKAKGFDTQQLKELSFAALFHDIGKIKIPTAILRKQTALTVPEENYLKLHTKYGVDIVAGIDDFPDSAKKVIGQHHEMNDGSGYPEGLTEGEIDEFAKIVAVANTFDNLCHGRGQPHPKIPYLALSHLYKNCKHLYSQDNLSLLVKFMGVYPPGTVVQLSNDSIGVVISVNAKHMLYPNVLIYDPSVPRTQAPIIDLLNKEIKIVNAVHPSKLPEQVREYLNPRARLSYFFESND, from the coding sequence ATGGGCAGCATAAAGATTACCGTAGATCGCATTCAGCCCGGTCTACACATACGACTCCCAGTAAAATGGAATGAACACCCATTTCTACTCAACAGTTTCAAAATCAAAGATGATGCTCAAGTACAAGTAATTCGACATCTTGGAATCAAGCACGTCTATATAAATCCGAATCAGAGCGATACATCCCCTCTACCAGTTAACCACGTGAATGAACAAGCCTTGGATACTGATTTACAGGCAAGTATTGAAACAGAAAGAATGTGGAAAGATAAGCATGAACGTATTGAAACTCTAAGTTCTTACCGTCGCAGAGTAAGCCATTGTGAGAAAGAGTTCGAACGTTCGCTTGCTCGAATGCGTTCTGTTATGACCAAGATTCGTAATCGTCCTTTAGCTGCGGTAGGGGAGGTGAAGGCTCTTGTTGACGATATTGTCGAAACACTCGTGAGCGATGACAACGTTACCCTGCATCTTATGAATACTAAAGTGGACTTTGATGACCTCTACTTTCATACATTGAATGTTTCTGTTGTTGCACTAATGATAGGTAAGGCTAAAGGTTTCGATACTCAACAATTAAAAGAACTCTCCTTTGCTGCGTTATTTCACGATATCGGCAAAATAAAAATACCTACGGCTATCTTAAGAAAACAGACTGCGTTAACGGTACCGGAAGAAAACTATTTAAAGCTTCATACGAAATACGGTGTGGATATAGTCGCAGGAATTGATGATTTTCCTGACAGCGCGAAGAAGGTAATTGGTCAGCACCATGAAATGAATGATGGTTCAGGTTACCCCGAAGGGTTAACGGAAGGAGAGATTGATGAATTTGCGAAGATAGTCGCTGTAGCGAATACCTTCGACAACCTTTGTCATGGCAGAGGGCAACCTCACCCTAAGATCCCTTATCTAGCATTGTCCCACTTATACAAGAATTGCAAACACCTATATAGTCAGGACAACTTGAGTTTGTTAGTTAAGTTTATGGGTGTGTATCCGCCAGGTACGGTGGTACAACTTTCCAATGACTCTATTGGTGTTGTGATCTCCGTTAATGCGAAACATATGCTCTACCCGAATGTACTGATTTATGATCCTAGCGTCCCTAGAACTCAAGCTCCGATTATTGACTTGCTTAATAAAGAGATAAAAATCGTTAATGCAGTACATCCAAGCAAACTACCCGAGCAAGTGAGAGAGTATTTAAATCCACGAGCTCGATTATCTTACTTTTTTGAAAGTAACGACTAG